Below is a window of Anaerolineae bacterium DNA.
TCGCCCAGTTCCTGACTGATGAACACGCCCGGCATCCCCTCCCGGACAATCTCGAACCAGGTGGTGCCGGGGTGCAGTGGAATCGGCGTGTTATCGCCCCAGGTGAGCTGCAAGCCCATGCTCTCGTCGCGGGCGTGGCGCTGCCACCAGCCCTGGTAGACCAGACCATCACGGAAGATGTACGCCTGCCCAACGTCCCAGAGCTGGATTTCCAGCGAGTTGGCTTTGCTTTCCGGCTCAAAGAGGTCGGGGCGCTCGGCGTGGGGCACGGCCAGCACCACCACATTGTTGGCGCGGAGTTGCTCACCGGTCAGCTTGTCGAGATGCGGCACACCGGAATTCCAGCGGTAGTAGTAACCATCTTCAGCGTTGTACTGCCAGGTCACGTCCGTCTCCCCCCACCAGTCGATGAACACCTGGTTGGCGGGCGAACCACCCTCCACCGGCTCCTCGCGGAAGGCCAGGCCGCGCACCAGCATCCCCGTGTTGACGCCGCGCTCATCAGCCTTCTTCCAGATCTCGTCCAGGTTGGCGAAGAGTGTGTGCTCAAAGGCCAGCCCTTCCTCCGGGAAGCGGGCGAACATCGGCTCATTGTCGCCCAGATGCGGGGAGAAGACCCGCCAGCGCCATTCCGCGTTCAGGATCATCTGCCGGATCGGGTCGCTGGAGCCGCTGTAAGCAAACAGGGCGCGGAACATCGGCACAAGTTCCAGGTCGATCAACCGCCCGCTGCGGACCGAGCCAACGTGCGTGGCGCTATGGCTGCGGAAGATAGCGGCGAAACGGGTCACCCCACCTTCCGCCTCGTACTCAAACACAATGTCAGCCAGACTCAGACCGCTCTGGGGACGCACCACCGGCGGCCAGTTGGAGATTTTGACGATCAGAGGACGGCGGGCCATCGAGGCCTCATCCGGGTATGGCAGGCCGGTCAACGGATTGATGCCCTCCGGGTAGCTGTACGGGCCGATCGGCGTCGCAGTGGGCGTTGGCGTGATGGTCGGGGTGAATGTTGGCGTCGGCGTATCCGAAGGCGTCGGGGTGACGCTCGGCGTGTATGTCGGCGTGAAGGTAGGGGTATTGGTCGGGATGGGGGTATTGCTGGCGGTCGGCGTCGGGCTGGGCGTGTTGGTCAGCGGCGGCGTGCCGGTGATGACCGGCCCGGCAGCCAGTGGTGCAGCGCCCCCGCCAAGCATCATCACCCATCCCAGCAACGCCAGCAGCAACAGCGAAATGATTCGTTTCATCCAGCAGCTTTCCTCTTCAAGCCCCCCAGGTTCACAGCAGCGCCTTACTATACCGGAAAAGGCAGGGGTGATCCAGCGTCAAACTGAGCCTGATTCTCTACGCTGGCCATGAATGTCATCGCTGCGATAGCAGCCAGCGGACGCGATCGTAGGACACCAGATAGTGCAGGACTACCAGTGCGCCGAGCGCGCCCGCCGCTACTGGTTGCCCGGCAGCGACCAGCGATCCCACCCCACCAGCGAAGAAAAGCGCTTCCAATAGCAGCCGCACCCGGCCACTAACAGCGACCGGTGCTGCTTTTGGATCGCCCGGCACGCGGAAGACGCCCCACAACGCAGCGGCGATGAGCGGTACGCCTAGCCCCAAAATCGCACGCCAGGCCCCTTCCTGCGTCGTCCAACCCCAGACACCCATCCCGGCCAGCGCGGCCAGTTCCAATAGAAAGCGCAATAGCAGATTTGCCGGATGCTTGCTCATGGATCTCTCCTCTACCTCTGCAATGCGAAGTGTGTATCGCCTGTGTGGCTCCGGTCAGGTGCTCCGCGCCAGCGCCCAGGCAGCATGTTCGCGCACCAGCGCCGATTCGTCACTCAGCAACCGCTCCAGCAGCGGAACAGCGTCCGCGCTACGCCAGTTGCTCGCCGCCACACACGCATTGCGCACCAGCCGGTCCCGCCCGATGCGCAGGATAGGCGATCCGGCAAAACGCTGGGCGAACGTTTCCCCCGTCAAGACCAGCAGATCGACCAGCGGCGGAGCTGCCCGGTCAATACTCACCGGCAAAAAGGCCCGTTCTGCGGTCTCCAACGCGAAACGGTTGAACGGGCAAACTTCCTGGCAGACATCACAGCCGTAGACCCAGTTGCCCAGCAGCGGACGCAAATCGACCGGGATCGCCCCCCTGTACTCGATCGTCAGGTAGCTGATGCAACGCCGGGCGTCCAGCAGACGCGGTGCGGGAAAGGCCTGGGTCGGGCAGGCGGTCAGGCAGCGGGTACACCGCCCGCAGCCAATACCGCCCTGTTCCGGTGCAGGATACGGCTCGTCGTAGTCGTCAAAGGCCAGCGTGGTGATGATCTCGCCGAGGAAGAAGTACGATCCGCGGCGAGGATGAATCAGCATCGTATTCTTGCCGGTGAAGCCCAGCCCGGCCTGAACGCCATAACTGCGCTCCAGAATGGCCCCGGTGTCTACATACACGCGGCAGGCGATCTCCGCCCGTGTCTCCGCCCGCAGCCAGTCGGCCAGCGCCTGCAGGCGCGAGGTCATGATGTCGTGGTAGTCCGCTCCCCAGGCGTAACTGGAAATCCGTCCGCGCGCGGGATCAGCCAGAATCTCCGCCGGCAAAACAGTATGATAATCCAGGCCGACCACGATCAACGACCGCGCACCGGGCAGGATCGCAGTCAGATCGCGGCGGCGGAGTACACGGTCAGGGCGGGCCATATAGCCCATCGTGCCGTGATAACCGGCCTCAATCCAGCGCAGGTAGGTTTCGAGTTGTGGAGAGGGAACAGCAGGGGTGATTCCCACCAGGTTGAAGCCCAGTCCGGCGGCCTGTTCCTTGACACGTTGCGCCCATCCACCCATGGCATCACCGGCTCAGACAAGTCGGCTGTACGCCTGCTCCGCGATCTTCTGCTCCGGCGCGTGAAGGATGCCAAACAGACGAACCGATTCCTGTAGCAGTTTGCGTGCCCGGCCATGCTGCTGGCGGGAAAGCGCCAACAGGCCATGCCCCAGATAGGCATGAGCCAGATCGCGCCGGGCGCCAATCGCCTGGGCGCTGAGCGCGGCCTGTTCGTAGCTGGCCTCAGCGGCGGCGGCCTCCCCCATTTCGCGCTGCAGATCGCCCAGCCGCCACAGCGTGCGCGCCTGCGTGGCGCTATCCCCGGCTTCCCGGCTCAGGTTGAGGGCCAGTTCGTAATGAGTCTGCGCCTCCCGGAACTTACGCTGGCGGGCCAGCGTCTCACCCAGGTCGCTGTGCAGGACGGCTTCCCAGCGGCTTTCCCCCAGTCCTTCCAGGCTGCGCAGCGCCTGCTGGTGATTCCGTTCTGCAGCGGCGAAGTCGCCCAGCCGGGCGCAGGTCAGGGCCAGGTTGTTGCGCTGAACAGCCTGCACCAGAGGAACACCCAGCGACTCGCTGATCTGCAAGGCCCGTTCCAACGCGCTCTGTGCATCCTGCAGGCGGCCAGTGAGCATGTAGAACCAGCCCAGGTTGCCCAACCGTAGACTCTCCGCCATACGGTCGCCGGAAGCCCGGGCGATCGCGATCGCTTCCTGGTAAAACGCCTCAGCGGTCTCGACATCTCCGGTTTCCGCGTACATATTGGCGACATTGGAAAGCACCAGCCCGCGTGTGGGGGCATGCTTGACATGATTCAGGGCGACCAGTGCCTGTTCATAGAGCGTCAACGCCTGTTTGGTATCGCCGCGATCTTTGAGCAGGTTGGCGATGTCACACAGCAGCGGTGCCAGATAATGTGCATCGCTCAGTTCCTCGAACAGAGCTGCAGCTTCCCGCCAGGCCTCAAGGGCGGCCTGCACCTCTCCATGCTGATGCTCCAGCCGCCCCAGGTAAGTCAGCGTGCGGGCCAGGACCGCCTTTGCCCCGGCGCTCCGCGCCTCGCTGGCAACAGCGCGGTATGTTGCCAGCGCTTCCTCCGGCGCAACTTCCTGCTGCACCCGTGCCAGTTCAAGCTGAAGCTCAAAGCGGTCGTCCAGCGGTGTTTTCTGTGGCAGGTAACTGAGCCCGGTCTGCAGGTGGCCGATCGCCAGATCATGCTTTCCCAGCGCGCGGCAGGCCATGCCCAGCAAGCCATGAGCGCGTGTGATCTGCGCTACCAGGCCAAGGTCCTCGGCCTGTGGGATGGCCTGCTCGGCAAAGCGGATGGCATCTTCATAGCGGCCAATCTGATAGCTGATATCGGCGCGCTGCAGCAGGTAACGCACATATTCCGCCGGCTTCAGGCGCAGGCCGGACTTGAGCAGAGCAGCGGCGCGCTGGTACAAGCGCTCAGCTTCGTCCAGTCGCCCCTGGCCGACGTAGCGCTGAGCCAGCACCATGGCCCATTGGACTTCCTGCTCGGCATTGCCAAGCGCGTGGGACAGGCGCAATGCCTGGACGATCCAGCGATGGCCTTCCACTTCGCGCCCCACGGCCAGCGCCGCCTTACCCAGCCGCCCCACAAGCGCCGGCAACTGGTGCCCGGTGAGCTGGTTAGCCTCTTCAAGCAGGCGGTAGGCGTAGCTAGCGCTGTTGTCTTCCAGGTAAAGGTCACTCAAATCAGCCAGAATGTGGGCGGTCAGGTGTGAGTCAGTGCCCTGACGGGCATAACTTAACGCCTCTTCGAAGACTTCCTGAGCCGCCCGGCGCTCCCCCTTTGCCTGCAAAAAATGCGCCCGGTCGTTAAGCACCGCTGCCAGCAGGACGGCATTGCCCTGCTCGCGGGCGATGGCCAGCGCCTGCTCAAGCGCCTGCTCCGCCGCCGCCCACTGTTTGCGCTCCGTATGCAATACACCGAGATGACCGAGGGCAGTTGCTTCGGCTATGCGATTGCCAGCGGCGCGCGCTTCTTCCAGCACAGCCTCGAATGTCCGCCTGGCTTCCTCATATTGTCCCTGCTGGCGCTGGCGGGTGCCATTCAGCAGGATGTTTTGCCAGCGCTGCAGGTCGGTCGCTGGCGCAGGCGCTGTTCTGTCCAACCCCAAAAGCACATCAACGAATTTGCGAAAACTCATGCTCTCCCTCTTGCCCCAGCCAGCCAACGCTCCCTGGAAGGCTAATTATAGCCCATTACCCGGTGGCAACCGACAATCCCGTTGACAGCTGGCCTGCAATCGTCCTATAATGAACACAGATTAGAACATAAGTTCTATTGAGGTGACCGATGGCTATTCCCATTGCGCGTCATAGAATCCGGTTCCGGCGCGGGCTGGGCGGGTTTCTTGTTCTGCCCCTGGCGCTAGCAGCTTTTGAGCTGTTCAACTTCGCAACGACTGAATACGCCCTGCAGAGTTTCTTTGGCGACCATCAGGCGCTGGGCGCACTGAACTGGGCGACCATCCTGGCGCTGGCCTTCTGCGCCATTGATTTTGCCGGCCTCTCGCGGCTGTTCACGCCGGGGACGGACTGGCGTCGCGAGCCGCGGACCGTCTGGCTGCTGACAACGGCCTGGTTCCTGGGCGCAGCGATGAACGCCATTATGACCTGGTGGGCTATCACCAGCACGCTCAGCGAGAACCCGGCCCTCGGCAACGAGGTGATCACCCGCGCCCAGCTTCTACGCACGGCGCCAATCCTGATCGCCGCGCTGGTCTGGCTGACCCGCATCGCCCTGATCGCCAGCCTCGCCAGCAGCGGCGATCGCCTCTTCAGCCCGGCGAGCAGCGGCCGCACGGTTGACGGCGCCGCCAGGCCAGTCGAAGCAGCACGGACGAGCGCCCTGCCCGGCGGCGCCCCCCGCCGCGAGTACAGCGACCGATCGCGGGCCTCCTCGGTGCGCAGTATCCCATCTCCGGAGCCAGCCACCGCACCGATCGGCACCTACGGGCACCGCGTCGCCACCACTGAAGAACTATCTTACGTCGATCTGGATTGAAGGCGCCCGCCCCATCAAAGGCAACGCGGCGCCCCTGCCCTGGCCCGGCGAACCGGATCGGCAGGCAGCGCCGCGTTATGCTTTTCAGAGGTGATCAATCAGCCGGGCAGTCGCCGCCACGTCCGTTGAGATACTCCCGCAGGAACTGGCCGGTATAGCTGTGCTCGTTGGCCGCCACCTGCTCCGGCGTCCCCTGCGCCACAATCTCGCCACCGTCGTCGCCGCCCTCCGGCCCCAGGTCAATCAGGTAATCGGCGACCTTGATGATGTCGGGGTTATGCTCAATCACCACCACGGTGTTACCCTGGTCAACCAGCCGCTGCAGAACCTTGATCAATCGGGCCACATCCGCCGCGTGCAACCCTACCGATGGCTCGTCCAGCACATAGAGCGTCCGGCCGGTGGCCCGTTTGCTCAGTTCGCGGCTCAGTTTGACGCGCTGGGCCTCGCCGCCGCTAAGCGTTGTGGCCGGTTGGCCGATACGGATGTAGCCCAGCCCGACCGCTTTGAGCGTGCGCAGTTTACTGACAATCGCCGGGATGTTCTCGAAGAATTCCAGCCCTTCACTGACGGTCATGTCCAGCACTTCGGCGATGTTCTTACCCTTGTACTGGACCTGCAACGTCTCCCGGTTGTAGCGCGTCCCGTGGCAGACATCGCAGGGCACGTAGATATCCGGCAGGAACTGCATGCTGATCAGCAACTGGCCCTGCCCCTGGCAATTCTCACACCGCCCGCCCTTGACGTTGAAGCTAAAGCGCCCCGGCGTATAGCCGCGTACCTTGCTCTCCGGCAACTCGGCGTACAAGGCCCGGATCGCATCGAACATCTTGGTATAAGTGGCCGGGTTGCTGCGCGGTGTCCGCCCGATCGGACTCTGGTCAATATTGATAACCTTGTCGATCTGCTCCAGACCCTCGATCGTGTCATGGTCACCGGGCCGTTCCCGGCTGCCATGCAACACCTGGGCTAACCGCTTGTACAGAATCTCCACCACCAGCGTGCTCTTGCCGCTGCCGCTGACGCCGGTCACACAGACCAGCTGACCCAGCGGGATATCCACATCGATGTTCTTGAGGTTGTTCTCCCGTGCGCCGCGAATCGTGATCCGGCTGCCAAGCCCCTTCCGCCGCTGAGCAGGCACAGGAACGCATTTGCGCCCGGAAAGATACGCGCCGGTCAGGCTGTTGGGGTCCTGCAGAATCTGCTCCAGCGTGCCCTGAGCCACCACCTGCCCGCCATGCTCACCCGCCCCCGGCCCCAGATCGATGATCCAGTCAGCGTGGCGGATAGTCTCATCGTCATGCTCAACCACCAGCAGGGTATTGCCCAGATCGCGCATCTCCTCCAGCGTGCGGATCAGGCGCAGGTTGTCGCGCTGATGCAGGCCGATCGTTGGCTCATCCAGCACATAGAGCACGCCAGTCAGGCGGCTGCCGATCTGTGTCGCCAGGCGGATGCGCTGCGCCTCCCCGCCGCTGAGCGTGCCTGAAGCCCGCGAGAGAGTCAGGTAGTCCAGGCCGACATCGACCAGAAAGCCAACCCGCGACTCAATCTCCTTGAGAATCTGGGCAGCAATGCGCAGTTCCAGATCGTTCAACCGTG
It encodes the following:
- the queG gene encoding tRNA epoxyqueuosine(34) reductase QueG, encoding MGGWAQRVKEQAAGLGFNLVGITPAVPSPQLETYLRWIEAGYHGTMGYMARPDRVLRRRDLTAILPGARSLIVVGLDYHTVLPAEILADPARGRISSYAWGADYHDIMTSRLQALADWLRAETRAEIACRVYVDTGAILERSYGVQAGLGFTGKNTMLIHPRRGSYFFLGEIITTLAFDDYDEPYPAPEQGGIGCGRCTRCLTACPTQAFPAPRLLDARRCISYLTIEYRGAIPVDLRPLLGNWVYGCDVCQEVCPFNRFALETAERAFLPVSIDRAAPPLVDLLVLTGETFAQRFAGSPILRIGRDRLVRNACVAASNWRSADAVPLLERLLSDESALVREHAAWALARST
- a CDS encoding YrdB family protein, encoding MSKHPANLLLRFLLELAALAGMGVWGWTTQEGAWRAILGLGVPLIAAALWGVFRVPGDPKAAPVAVSGRVRLLLEALFFAGGVGSLVAAGQPVAAGALGALVVLHYLVSYDRVRWLLSQR
- the uvrA gene encoding excinuclease ABC subunit UvrA encodes the protein MQDKIIVRGAREHNLKNIDVDIPRDKLVVITGLSGSGKSSLAFDTIFAEGQRRYVESLSAYARQFLGQMEKPDVDQIEGLSPAVSIDQKGVSANPRSTVGTVTEIYDYLRLLYARIGIPHCPVCGQEVVAQSAEQIVDRVLALPPDRRIQILAPVIKNRKGRHERVFEDIRKAGFVRVRVNGEIHDVNEDIDLDRYKNHSIDVVVDRLITRRFDDPESEEALAARSRLTDAIETALKHGEGVVIINDVTDPANPVDTLYSEHLACVNGHGSLPEMEPRTFSFNSPNGACVECQGLGMRLEFDPDRIVPNGDMSLADGAIQAPGWSSTDSYTVRWMLEALVQLGVPVKRPWRELTEEQRNIVMYGSPTRPVRRSFTTAQGYTREYHGRWEGVIKTLQRRYDETTSDYMRAAYEALMSGVKCPACQGKRLRPEALAVTVDGRSIVEVTQMTVKNLLPWVQALRGTNGQPPRLNDLELRIAAQILKEIESRVGFLVDVGLDYLTLSRASGTLSGGEAQRIRLATQIGSRLTGVLYVLDEPTIGLHQRDNLRLIRTLEEMRDLGNTLLVVEHDDETIRHADWIIDLGPGAGEHGGQVVAQGTLEQILQDPNSLTGAYLSGRKCVPVPAQRRKGLGSRITIRGARENNLKNIDVDIPLGQLVCVTGVSGSGKSTLVVEILYKRLAQVLHGSRERPGDHDTIEGLEQIDKVINIDQSPIGRTPRSNPATYTKMFDAIRALYAELPESKVRGYTPGRFSFNVKGGRCENCQGQGQLLISMQFLPDIYVPCDVCHGTRYNRETLQVQYKGKNIAEVLDMTVSEGLEFFENIPAIVSKLRTLKAVGLGYIRIGQPATTLSGGEAQRVKLSRELSKRATGRTLYVLDEPSVGLHAADVARLIKVLQRLVDQGNTVVVIEHNPDIIKVADYLIDLGPEGGDDGGEIVAQGTPEQVAANEHSYTGQFLREYLNGRGGDCPAD
- a CDS encoding tetratricopeptide repeat protein, producing MSFRKFVDVLLGLDRTAPAPATDLQRWQNILLNGTRQRQQGQYEEARRTFEAVLEEARAAGNRIAEATALGHLGVLHTERKQWAAAEQALEQALAIAREQGNAVLLAAVLNDRAHFLQAKGERRAAQEVFEEALSYARQGTDSHLTAHILADLSDLYLEDNSASYAYRLLEEANQLTGHQLPALVGRLGKAALAVGREVEGHRWIVQALRLSHALGNAEQEVQWAMVLAQRYVGQGRLDEAERLYQRAAALLKSGLRLKPAEYVRYLLQRADISYQIGRYEDAIRFAEQAIPQAEDLGLVAQITRAHGLLGMACRALGKHDLAIGHLQTGLSYLPQKTPLDDRFELQLELARVQQEVAPEEALATYRAVASEARSAGAKAVLARTLTYLGRLEHQHGEVQAALEAWREAAALFEELSDAHYLAPLLCDIANLLKDRGDTKQALTLYEQALVALNHVKHAPTRGLVLSNVANMYAETGDVETAEAFYQEAIAIARASGDRMAESLRLGNLGWFYMLTGRLQDAQSALERALQISESLGVPLVQAVQRNNLALTCARLGDFAAAERNHQQALRSLEGLGESRWEAVLHSDLGETLARQRKFREAQTHYELALNLSREAGDSATQARTLWRLGDLQREMGEAAAAEASYEQAALSAQAIGARRDLAHAYLGHGLLALSRQQHGRARKLLQESVRLFGILHAPEQKIAEQAYSRLV
- a CDS encoding DUF3048 domain-containing protein yields the protein MKRIISLLLLALLGWVMMLGGGAAPLAAGPVITGTPPLTNTPSPTPTASNTPIPTNTPTFTPTYTPSVTPTPSDTPTPTFTPTITPTPTATPIGPYSYPEGINPLTGLPYPDEASMARRPLIVKISNWPPVVRPQSGLSLADIVFEYEAEGGVTRFAAIFRSHSATHVGSVRSGRLIDLELVPMFRALFAYSGSSDPIRQMILNAEWRWRVFSPHLGDNEPMFARFPEEGLAFEHTLFANLDEIWKKADERGVNTGMLVRGLAFREEPVEGGSPANQVFIDWWGETDVTWQYNAEDGYYYRWNSGVPHLDKLTGEQLRANNVVVLAVPHAERPDLFEPESKANSLEIQLWDVGQAYIFRDGLVYQGWWQRHARDESMGLQLTWGDNTPIPLHPGTTWFEIVREGMPGVFISQELGDMNATATVAAPKLWTPTPAPQGG